A window from Calliopsis andreniformis isolate RMS-2024a chromosome 7, iyCalAndr_principal, whole genome shotgun sequence encodes these proteins:
- the Bisc gene encoding TM2 domain-containing protein 1 biscotti, with product MFHLMRFLSGLLFIVLLIPLSNGVDNTYEIDCSNLRMGQYICPHPDYDFIDPKTQQPKGCTKENKAKVLCLAADGLICTETKNNTFKKDIPCKWTNGYSFKTALLLSIFLGMFGADRFYLGYPALGLLKLSTLGFLFLGQFADVILIATQIVGPADGSHYVIPYYGAGIHIVTSNNFTYRVPQYDC from the exons ATGTTTCATCTGATGCGATTCCTTAGCGGGCTTCTCTTTATCGTTCTCTTGATACCGCTGAGCAATGGTGTGGACAACACATACGAGATCGACTGCAGTAACCTACGAATGGGACAGTACATCTGCCCTCATCCCGATTACGATTTCATAGACCCGAAAACACAGCAGCCGAAAGGTTGCACGAAGGAGAATAAAGCCAAGG TGTTGTGTCTGGCTGCGGATGGCCTCATTTGTACAGAAACTAAGAATAATACGTTCAAGAAGGACATTCCTTGTAAATGGAC AAATGGATATTCCTTTAAAACAGCATTGTTACTCTCCATATTTCTTGGCATGTTTGGAGCAGATAGATTTTATCTAGGGTACCCAGCCTTAGGTTTGCTTAAGCTGAGTACTTTAGGATTCCTCTTTCTTGGTCAGTTCGCTGATGTAATACTTATAGCAACACAAATTGTAGGACCTGCAGACGGTTCACACTATGTAATACCATATTATGGTGCAGGGATTCATATCGTAACAAGTAATAACTTTACATACAGAGTGCCACAGTATGATTGTTGA
- the LOC143181789 gene encoding uncharacterized protein LOC143181789: MASSSLKSTRKTYSFEEREILITLINKYEDIEDKKSDPISMCKRKSAWSQLANEYNSMVGPQGMRSAVQLRRCWENMKACKRNREEKKLKNISKSFCQFSKGHSRSKVWENRNPIPEVPMSGTVGLPPNVVFEPKESEPFTLQSVCTMKPSKQALKEENSCKNSDSISGHKLDSNLISRGPMSECFEKSSRSLDYSAVDLDKENTPEGSRLLFKSNTQTFASPIVHEQPRKTRKSLHREEELHVLALSEAQMKVDIAAMLKEEARIKLEEAHYRKEEARLRMLLFTYKLDRMKGD; the protein is encoded by the exons ATGGCTTCTTCGTCGTTGAAGAGCACAAGGAAAACCTACAGCTTCGAGGAGCGGGAGATCTTGATAACCTTGATCAACAAATACGAGGATATCGAGGACAAGAAGTCCGATCCTATATCGATGTGTAAGCGGAAATCGGCGTGGTCTCAGCTAGCCAATGAGTACAATTCAATGGTCGGACCCCAAGGGATGCGCTCGGCTGTGCAATTGAGACGCTGCTGGGAGAATATGAAAGCTTGTAAGAGGAACCGCGAGGAGAAGAAACTGAA AAATATTTCAAAGAGCTTCTGCCAGTTCTCCAAGGGCCATTCACGCTCAAAAGTCTGGGAAAATAGAAATCCTATCCCTGAGGTTCCCATGTCTGGCACAGTAGGATTACCACCCAATGTCGTGTTCGAGCCAAAGGAATCGGAACCCTTTACCTTGCAAAGTGTTTGCACGATGAAACCCTCCAAGCAAGCTTTGAAAGAGGAAAATAGCTGTAAAAACTCAG ACTCGATCAGTGGCCACAAGCTGGACTCGAATCTGATCTCTCGTGGACCTATGAGCGAGTGCTTCGAGAAGTCTAGCAGGAGCTTGGACTACTCTGCAGTGGACTTGGACAAAGAGAACACGCCTGAGGGGAGTCGTCTGCTTTTCAAGTCGAACACGCAAACCTTCGCCTCTCCGATCGTTCATGAACAGCCGCGTAAAACGAGGAAGTCCCTTCACAGAGAAGAGGAACTGCACGTGCTGGCCCTCTCTGAAGCCCAGATGAAGGTCGATATCGCAGCTATGCTGAAGGAGGAGGCAAGGATTAAATTGGAGGAGGCACACTATCGCAAGGAGGAAGCCAGACTCAGGATGCTCCTCTTTACGTACAAGCTGGATAGGATGAAGGGGGATTGA
- the Nompa gene encoding no mechanoreceptor potential A — MKKINNVSDILQTISVLATLKVIVNGQTTCNGGLGRVVYERLPDQQLQGFDEDVVRDSAPPFRVFEKCQELCLRDRTANNNLVRACTSFDFQPGSRIASFSGAAEYEESTCYLTREQASPEGIGILMLVPNSVHFTEVCLGSNRIERECPNRRYVFERHPRKKLKLPQTDIKEVSAANRTDCEDRCLNEFTFICRSATYDTALRSCALSRFTRRTHPELLEDDQNSDYLENTCLNAERRCDGLAVFVKEENKRLRGPFEVDIYTNLTLDECQALCLRAEKYFCRSVEFDEQTRQCVISEEDSVSQKDDIGISSSPSHHFYDLVCLDNHPPLARGSEYPDSSSNSHLFSDGRRPDTAFQRYRNSRLSGEFHSEITGRSLSECLDECLRQTSFQCRSAVYSEHFHTCRLSRFNQRDGHRIIYDADYDYYENLMHQYLDGDRDSPGYTRPDTVGQDTNFGRPSLGRPGYPEEYDKGHSSSAKPDRYPDRYPGDRYPDRYPGDRYPDRYPGDRYPDRYPGDRYPDRYPDRHPDKYPDKYPDRYPDKYPDKYPDKYPDRHPDRYPGDRYPDRYPINSQYPIGAGDNLPEPLDRYPIGDRYPSGDRYPSGDRYPSGDRYPSGDRYPSGERYPIGDRYPSPDRFPLPDRFPIRGGDRRPVPVDRYPIPDVVDRYPTNGRYPTGLGNRYPIAPGRYPSDTDRYPNAIDRYPIPEDPLDRYPSGIGGARPHVDRYPISERYPEKDLYPSRFPPPSGGYSPNYPLDDVFGHQAHPDRTHYNVGGPTRPLGFGGYSNDGGIIGGGYIGEGGIYNSRPFGTSGGPIIGRPPLVSRCDEQDNFRQVGPHTRVRKPFVRRYTTASSLTQCERECADARDFVCRSFNYRPYAAPYGAERDNCELSDRDSRDMDMGNPVYYDSGSDYDFYERNNGRQGADAECLDVSQVCSEDGMEFTLRTPEGFIGRIYTYGYYDRCFFRGNGGTVNVLRISGPQGYPECGTQRYGDTMTNIVVVQFSDYVQTGRDKRFNLTCLFRGPGEAVVTSGYIGAGSGSPIPIEYLPAENTLSSRVRLLILYQGRPTTTIAVGDPLTFRLEAQDGYNYVTDIFATNVIARDPYSGRSVQLIDTYGCPVDNYVFPGLDRLREGDSLEARFNAFKIPESNFLVFEATVRTCRDGCQPAYCSGGAGRSEPSFGRKRRDVSLNDTVAEETVVNTVSENAANETTSTSNSTVTENNNEEEEEEEEEHVREMIEVLDSRMDIDEETMVERQTTIMENVCITPNEYYGLVTAVAVLVVLLASVVLLSMLIYRKYAYSVITKNRRVDKACNRSSHSDEAYSSRANNFSFLRAGLQKPFQSTSISRSMSNVITQRVSSSTALEGAVGLSSNRRSGFDPSEPIYTDPSLFEVARCSSPKPALNDNFHLM, encoded by the exons ATGAAGAAGATCAATAACGTGTCGGATATACTGCAGACAATCTCTGTGCTTGCTACTTTGAAGGTGATTGTTAATG GTCAAACTACTTGCAATGGTGGCTTAGGTCGCGTGGTTTATGAGAGACTTCCGGACCAGCAGCTTCAAGGATTCGATGAGGATGTG GTACGAGACTCTGCGCCTCCATTCAGAGTCttcgagaagtgccaggagctttGCCTGCGCGATAGGACAGCCAATAACAACCTGGTGCGAGCATGCACTAGCTTCGACTTCCAACCTGGCAGCAGAATCGCCTCCTTCAGCGGTGCAGCTGAGTATGAAGAGAGCACTTGCTACTTGACGAGGGAGCAAGCGTCCCCTGAGGGTATTGGCATCCTGATGCTGGTGCCAAACAGTGTCCATTTCACGGAAGTTTGCCTTGGTT CTAACAGGATAGAAAGAGAATGCCCCAATAGGCGGTACGTTTTCGAGAGACACCCTAGGAAGAAGCTCAAGCTGCCTCAGACTGATATCAAGGAAGTCAGTGCAGCGAATCGAACCGATTGTGAAGACAG ATGCCTCAATGAGTTCACCTTTATTTGCCGATCCGCCACCTACGACACAGCCCTCAGAAGCTGCGCCCTAAGTCGTTTCACCAGAAGGACCCACCCTGAATTATTAGAGGACGACCAGAACTCTGACTATTTGGAGAACACCTGTCTCAATG CGGAGAGGCGCTGTGACGGGCTAGCAGTCTTCGTCAAAGAAGAGAACAAGCGCCTACGAGGTCCCTTTGAAGTCGATATCTACACGAACCTGACCCTGGACGAGTGTCAGGCACTCTGCCTCAGGGCAGAGAAGTACTTCTGTCGGAGCGTGGAGTTCGACGAGCAGACACGGCAGTGCGTGATTTCAGAGGAGGACTCAGTGTCTCAGAAGGATGACATAGGGATTAGCAGCAGCCCCAGCCACCATTTCTATGACTTGGTTTGCTTAGACAATC ATCCCCCCCTAGCACGTGGCTCTGAGTACCCAGACAGCAGCTCGAACTCCCATCTCTTCTCGGATGGGCGCCGACCTGACACAGCCTTTCAGAGGTACAGGAACTCGCGCCTGAGCGGAGAGTTCCACTCAGAGATTACTGGACGAAGCCTAAGCGAGTGCCTCGACGAGTGCCTCCGCCAGACCAGCTTCCAATGCAGGAGTGCTGTCTACTCTGAACACTTTCACACCTGTCGGCTCAGTCGATTCAATCAGCGCGATGGTCACAGGATCATCTACGATGCCGATTACGATTACTACGAGAACCTCATGC atCAATACTTAGATGGCGATCGAGACAGCCCAGGGTACACCAGGCCAGACACAGTGGGCCAGGACACGAACTTTGGTCGCCCTTCTCTGGGAAGACCTG GGTATCCAGAAGAGTATGATAAAGggcacagcagcagtgccaagcCAGATCGCTACCCAGATCGCTACCCAGGGGACAGATACCCAGATCGCTACCCAGGAGACAGATACCCAGACCGATACCCAGGGGACAGATACCCAGATCGATACCCAGGGGACAGATACCCAGATCGCTACCCAGATCGTCACCCAGACAAATACCCAGACAAATACCCAGATCGTTACCCAGACAAGTATCCAGACAAGTACCCAGACAAGTACCCAGACCGTCACCCAGATCGTTATCCAGGAGACAGATACCCAGACAGATACCCCATAAACAGTCAGTACCCAATAGGAGCAGGGGACAACTTGCCCGAGCCTCTGGATCGCTACCCTATTGGGGATCGTTACCCTAGTGGGGATCGTTACCCTAGTGGAGATCGTTACCCTAGTGGAGATCGTTATCCTAGTGGGGATCGTTATCCTAGTGGGGAACGTTACCCAATAGGAGATCGTTATCCATCTCCAGACAGGTTTCCCCTCCCAGATCGATTCCCAATCAGAGGTGGCGATCGTCGCCCAGTCCCTGTCGATCGATACCCGATCCCTGACGTCGTAGACAGATACCCTACGAATGGACGATACCCTACTGGCCTCGGCAACCGATATCCCATAGCTCCTGGCCGCTATCCTAGTGACACTGATCGGTACCCCAACGCCATCGACCGATACCCCATCCCTGAGGACCCCCTGGATCGCTACCCTTCAGGAATCGGTGGCGCCAGGCCTCATGTTGATCGATACCCTATCAGCGAGAGATATCCTGAGAAGGACCTTTATCCTAGTCG GTTTCCCCCTCCATCCGGCGGTTATTCCCCCAACTATCCTCTGGACGACGTTTTCGGGCATCAGGCCCACCCAGATCGGACCCACTACAACGTAGGAGGCCCCACTCGGCCCCTAGGCTTCGGAGGGTACAGCAACGATGGTGGGATCATTGGTGGGGGCTACATAGGCGAAGGTGGCATCTACAACTCCAGGCCCTTTGGGACCAGTGGAGGGCCCATCATCGGGCGACCACCTCTAGTGTCCAGATGTGACGAGCAGGACAATTTCCGCCAAGTTGGGCCCCACACTAGGGTCAGGAAGCCCTTCGTCAGGCGGTACACCACTGCCTCCTCCCTGACACAGTGTGAGAGGGAGTGTGCAGACGCCAGGGACTTCGTCTGCAGGTCATTTAACTATCGACCCTACGCTGCTCCCTATGGCGCCGAGAGGGACAACTGCGAGCTCAGCGACCGCGACTCCAGGGACATGGACATGGGCAACCCTGTGTACTATGACTCTGGCTCGGACTACGACTTCTACGAGAGGAACAATGGCAGACAGGGGGCGGACGCGGAGTGTCTGGACG TGAGTCAAGTCTGTAGCGAAGACGGCATGGAGTTTACCCTGAGGACACCTGAGGGATTCATTGGCAGGATTTACACTTATGGGTACTATGATCGCTGCTTCTTCAGAGGGAACGGCGGCACAGTGAATGTCCTTCGCATCAGCGGTCCCCAGGGTTACCCTGAGTGTGGTACTCAAAGA TATGGCGACACTATGACCAACATCGTTGTGGTGCAGTTCTCAGACTACGTGCAGACAGGGAGGGACAAGCGTTTCAACCTGACCTGCCTGTTTCGAGGCCCTGGCGAAGCTGTCGTCACTTCCGGCTACATCGGTGCCGG ATCAGGGTCTCCGATTCCCATTGAGTACCTCCCAGCGGAAAATACTCTGAGCTCCAGAGTGCGTTTGCTAATCTTGTATCAAGGCAGACCCACCACGACCATCGCTGTTGGTGACCCCCTCACATTCAGGCTGGAGGCACAGGATGG GTATAATTACGTGACCGATATCTTCGCTACCAACGTCATTGCCAGGGACCCTTACTCTGGAAGAAGTGTCCAGCTCATAGATACATATGG TTGCCCAGTAGACAACTACGTTTTCCCTGGGCTGGATCGCCTGAGGGAAGGAGACAGCCTGGAAGCTCGTTTCAACGCCTTCAAAATTCCCGAATCGAATTTCCTGGTCTTCGAGGCGACAGTGAGAACCTGTCGGGACGGCTGTCAGCCAGCTTATTGCTCAGGCGGCGCTGGAAGAAGCGAGCCTTCTTTTGGAAGAAAGCGAAGGGACGTGTCTCTGAACGACACAGTGGCTGAGGAAACTGTAGTGAATACAGTCAGTGAGAATGCTGCAAACGAAACCACTTCCACGTCAAATTCTACTGTCACTGAAAACAATaacgaagaagaagaggaagaagaagaagagcatGTTAGAGAGATGATAGAG GTCCTGGACTCCAGGATGGACATCGACGAAGAAACGATGGTGGAAAGGCAGACCACCATTATGGAGAACGTTTGCATAACTCCCAATGAATACTATGGGCTAGTGACAGCGGTGGCGGTGTTAGTGGTGCTCTTAGCCTCTGTGGTTCTCTTATCTATGCTAATTTACAG GAAATATGCTTACTCGGTAATCACCAAGAATCGCAGAGTTGATAAGGCCTGCAATCGCAGCAGCCACTCGGATGAGGCTTACAGCAGTCGAGCAAATAATTTCTCCTTCCTGCGAGCGGGCCTTCAGAAGCCCTTTCAGTCTAC ATCGATCTCCAGATCGATGAGCAACGTGATCACCCAGCGCGTTAGCTCATCCACAGCTCTGGAGGGGGCTGTTGGATTGTCCTCCAACAGAAGATCGGGCTTCGACCCAAGCGAGCCGATTTATACCGATCCATCGCTCTTCGAGGTCGCTCGTTGCTCGTCCCCGAAGCCTGCACTCAACGACAACTTCCATTTAATGTAA